The genomic DNA actACGATTACgttgaccggcattttttccagttacgGCTAAAATTACATTGTCTGAGCCTTTTGTTATGTcactaataatttttttaatggtaaaataatcatgaagagaactgacaggtagtgggaatagttgatataaaacatattttaataattgttaactacgtatgtgtagcCATAGAACTATATGTTtccacagttttgtgtttaattaaattgtaattgtacatAAAATTTGTCAATTAAAATTTATAAagtgaattatctgaactcaattacgattacaaaagcaacagattttttcaattacaattacatttaaaaatcatgTCCTAATTGtgatcaattacgcgattacatttatatttgacccTGATGTACACCTCGTATTTGCATGTACACAATTAAAAGTGTActtttaaagataaaaaaatacctGAAGATGATTTTCAAAAAAtagacataataatgtaaattaaaataaactgaaaccCTCTATTACAAATTATTTCTCCCAGAGACTACCTGAGCAACAACAACTTATGGTCACTCTGCCAGTCACCATCCAATGTGGTGCCGTGGCATCTGACCCTTTTCTCCATGCTGCTGATCATGGGTCTGATCCAGGTGTTGCTGTGCGCGGTGCAGGTAGTGAACGGCCTGCTGGGAGCTCTGTGTGGGGACTGCTGCGGATGCTGTGGAGGAGTAAGTGTCTCATCTTAGCTCTGACATTAtcagtttttatatatatatatatatatatatatatatatatatgtgtgtgtgtacggaagcagattaaggcctattttgatggagaaaataaattTTGGGAAAAATCGAGAaaaaagtcgaaatgtcgagaatcAAGTCAAAATGCCGAGAAGAAAGttgaaaaacaagattaaaataGAAATTTTGAAAGTGAACTCCAAATACAACATCCTGATAAAAGTCCAAGGTCTGCTAATAAAGACAAATCTAtagctgacgagggccaattcatcatatgacaacaaacatcaGATCATGGCCGTCTACAAAATTGCTATGTATCGATGAATGTGTTAAACTATACTTtgaagttgggtttaataacaaagagattatttattttttagctaaaCACAGCGTTGTAATCATAGATTGTAAAAAGAATAGACGAGACAAActccccggtggagtgaagcctttttttttttaggggctccccctgctgactggctgcagtataggtcataaaccccacctcctcaatgataataGATGGGaatgggtcaaactgtaaagttaaaatactcgtcacataatttttttccaaaccgaaactctgctgtgatcattagttattatcaccctacattgtgttcaggtgttcatttttctgtgaagtttgttctaaataagttatttgagattgaaaaacaggatttgacgtcatatatgatgatgattgacagcccCAGATATTGCGtcgctctctttgtgaatagcagttacgtcgtgaaggaacaccgagacgccatttaacttttctgttcagtttttttttgtttttgtttttttgagctgTCAAAATGAGTTGTTCTGCAGTAAACTGTTTTAAAGCATTGGTATGATTTCCAGCAGGAAAGATATTTATGTTCTTGGCGTACctgggctgcgtaagtcatcagggcagtatgctaaatgggcggggcgtgttaccagggctcctcccgccggacccTCCTCCACAGACTCTGGTTCCCAAATTGCAAGACGGAAGCGCCCCTAAGCGCTGTATTtggtggagcattcagtcccatctgtggctattgaggagctacggaaacagattagggccaattttgatggaggcTGTTAtcgtatatggtgaattggccctagtcaaCTTCCGTAGAATTGACTTTAATAGCAAGcctgtgtaattttttttttcattaaaattgttAGAATATGAACTTTGAATCAATTATTGCAATCAAAGCAAAGTGCATCATATTTAAAACACTCCTGTTTGTCTTTCAGAGCGATGACTCATCATAAGAACTTCCTGCAGCTACAAGATGctcaaccttttattttactaCATGCTGTAACACAAATAATGGTAGTGGAGCTTATTAATGACAGTGAAGTCACTGGAAATGACTCcgtttttgtgttctttgtcaTGAaaaatttacatgtttttgcttAATTCTCCAATTATTtacaacattatttttttcttctatgtATAAGGTGTCAGCCTGAACAATAATCAATTGATTAATTTTTAGTTGCTTTTGGTGTAAAGTTATATTTCCTCTCCACAGTATAGATTAGAAACTATCTGTCACGTGACTGCCACCTGCTGCCAGTTTAAATCTGATCCTGTCCTCGTGGGAACTGATCATTGTCTTATCAAACTTTTTATTTGCCAATGAATATTGCCaatcctttaaaataaaatgcttttcAACAATTCTATGGTTATATTTTGTAGGATTTTATAAAGTCAAGGATCAAATGCtggttgtgtatatttgttattaATTACTAGAAACTTAGATATTCCTGACAACAGATTTATTAAACAAACAAGccaagtacttttttttattgtgtttttttgtttttttatttggttttatcttttgtatttttctctttgtatttgttttactttgtttactACAATTTCTCACGTTATTGTAAAGGTGAAGACATGTGTAAACTTTGTGTTAAAATATCCCGTAGTTTTGTTGTATaaaatttactttgtttttgaaCAGTACATGATTTACAAGaatcaaaataatatattaaatagATTTAGCTTTTTACTGCACTCTTTCATCAGCCATAATAATCAATGACGGAGCGTAACTGTTATGATTGAAGCAAAAAGGAAGTGCGACGCGTCTCTAAAGTATCTCCAACTGAACAcgcatttcttttttatttttagttcatacaattattattaaattgtgtgtatttgaaaCACTGAGTTTTTGGAggaactattttctttttttatgaacCCGGAGGAAAATAAGCGACGGACAACCGTGTCCAGAGCAGCGCAGCGGTCAAATCCTTCCGCTTTGAGTGCAACGCTGAATGGTGTTCTCCATCTGATATAAAGGTAATAAAACACGTTTCATTTCAGTAATGGCATTTATAAACTCTAGATCTAATCTATAAAGGCTGCAGATCAGGTATGAGAGAAACGTAAACGGTCAAATTCTGATTCTTGTGAAGAGAGAAGAGTAGCTCGGAAACACACTAACGCTGATAGACCAATAACTGTAATTATAATTTGAAACTATTTGTTGTATCTGCTATTTTTAAAACTATTACTAAACCCTTGTTATTACaatactgtttttaaaaaaaataagattggCAGCTGTGATCACAGAAATCAACAAACAGGCATGGTTACAAAGAAATAGGACCCGCACTTTCCTGTGAAATTTGGTAACAAATAAGTACGatagaggattagggccacagGGAATTAAACAGAGCctctgaaaaaaacacacacacacatccagttgtggaagaaaaaaaatcatattgttgaacacttttttttaaaggtagtggctatccgtacggttgccgtatcaatatacacacattctatccgtacgcagtgccccCATTTGGCCtatttaggtcacgtgataggccAGTCATTGACTAAACCTCACCCTAAAAagtgttgcgatattgggttataacctaaccctaactactTGTACTTgggtaccaatagcaccgggggttgtccgtatggcaaccgtacaaatagacaatttcttttttgattcatgttttttttttttttttttagttttaatcttttttcgtttttttgtgtctagattttttttttttaagttttaaaaattttttgtcTTAACCTTTTTTCCCAGTTCGAAGGAACTAGTGAGAATGactgaatttttgtattttctgccTGAGGATTGTCTTCTCTTAATGGTAATTCTCAATTCAAAACACAGGACtgggaagaaaaaaagttaagagtagaaaaagaaaaagaataaaaaggtCAAGTCAAAAAtaggattaaaaataaataaataaataaataaaaaagtgacaaaaaaagctAACCATATGATTTAAAAGCATGTTCTACAGTTGtgatttttctgtgatttgCCCGctactgtatttgttttttttcccgagTGGCCTCTTCCATAAATAAGAGACCgttattttattgattgatttgcaTTGTTACTGTGactgaatgtttgtttttttttttttgtttttttagatggTCCCCATTTTATTTAGAAGATCCACCTTTGTGATCCAGAAGGTATTTATTCATACTGCAATAGTTTTCAGGTTGTAAACATGATTTTGATGTGATGAGGAATGTCTTGTTTAGGTGTGGCATCGCGCAGGATTCCCACTGAAATGCTGGACTTCAGGCCTGACTGGAGCCTTCCAGGGTGGACTGGTGTCATCGTCAGCCAGACTTTCATCTACAGACAGTGGACAGTTACAAACTCAAGCTGCAGCCATTGGTTTCAAGAGGACTAGTGAGCTTCTTCAGAGCTTCCAGATTCCTGGTTCTTCCTTTCAGCATTTCCACTCGTCATGTGTGAGGTTAAAGAAGCGAGCGAAGCCAGAACCTCCTCCCAGGGAGCTGGATCTGCTGCGCTATGACATGAAGGAGATCTGGAACAGTCCCAAACCTGCGCTCTACCTGAGCCTGGCCGGCCTCGTCCCGTTTGTCGGCCCCACCCTGTTCATGCTAGAGACAGAGGGCTACTACCCTGAACT from Gouania willdenowi chromosome 4, fGouWil2.1, whole genome shotgun sequence includes the following:
- the LOC114462536 gene encoding transmembrane protein 69-like isoform X1, giving the protein MTHHKNFLQLQDAQPFILLHAVTQIMMVPILFRRSTFVIQKVWHRAGFPLKCWTSGLTGAFQGGLVSSSARLSSTDSGQLQTQAAAIGFKRTSELLQSFQIPGSSFQHFHSSCVRLKKRAKPEPPPRELDLLRYDMKEIWNSPKPALYLSLAGLVPFVGPTLFMLETEGYYPELAYAQVAYGASILSFLGGARWGFALPESSPAKPDWINLSNSVVPSLLACLAMVMSDHISSAATMIIMGYGIALHYDLALLPTYPGWFKAMRAIFTIVAFLSLLATVIINGNYPEKKLFKD
- the LOC114462536 gene encoding transmembrane protein 69-like isoform X2, with amino-acid sequence MVPILFRRSTFVIQKVWHRAGFPLKCWTSGLTGAFQGGLVSSSARLSSTDSGQLQTQAAAIGFKRTSELLQSFQIPGSSFQHFHSSCVRLKKRAKPEPPPRELDLLRYDMKEIWNSPKPALYLSLAGLVPFVGPTLFMLETEGYYPELAYAQVAYGASILSFLGGARWGFALPESSPAKPDWINLSNSVVPSLLACLAMVMSDHISSAATMIIMGYGIALHYDLALLPTYPGWFKAMRAIFTIVAFLSLLATVIINGNYPEKKLFKD